ATGGTTGCTTGCGTTCTTCCATCAAGGATAGCGATGATGTTATTTGTGTCAAAATCTTGAGCGATAAAGCTCATTTTCCCTTTCTTGAAGGCATACTCATCCCAGGACATGACTTCTGGAAGCTTAGCCCAATCCGTTTCAAACTTAAACTCATTGAGTTTTCGAATAACTGTAGATGTTGAAATGGAGAGTCTGTGTGCGATATGTGTCATTGCTTGCTTTTCGATGAGTAATTGTGCGATTTTCTGGTTGACAGCGACAGAGATTTGATGGTTCTTCTTAACAATAGGAGTTTCAGCGACCGCTATTTTCCCACAGTCTTTGCACTTGAAACGACGCTTTCGAAGGCGGATAAGTAGCGGGTAGCCAGCAGTTTCTAAGTAGGGGATTTTAGAGGCTTTCTGGAAGTCGTACTTAGCCATTTGTCCCTTGCAGGAAGAGCATTTAGGGGCTGTGTAATCCAAGTGACCGTGGAGTTCTAAGTGTGTTCCCATGTCGCATTCATTAGTGATCGTGATATTTTTGTCTTTCATTTTGAGAAAATTTGTGATAAGATTTAGTTGTTCCATATGAGTCTTTCTAAATGATGGTTTTATCGCTTTTCATTATAGGTCATATGGGACTTTTTTTCTACACTGAAAAAGGCTCCATAATCTCTACAGTGGATTTACCCACTACAGATATTATAGAGCCTTAGTTTATGGACTAGTCTTTTTTCTATCTTTTTTTATAAAATGTAGTGCAAACCTTTGCAATGTGGTATAATAAGGCTAAGTAATATTTTATGAGGTGTATCTTATGGAAAAAAAGATTATCGGTATTGACCTTGGTGGAACATCTATTAAATTTGCAATTTTGACGCAAGCAGGTGAGATTCAACATAAGTGGTCTATTGCGACGACAATTTTGGATGAGGGGAGCCATATTGTACCTGATATGATTGCTTCCATCAAGCACCAAATGGAGTTGTTAGGACTTTCAGCTGAGAATTTCCTCGGCATTGGAATGGGTTCTCCTGGTGTGGTAGATCGCCAAGAAGGTACCGTTGTCGGTGCTTATAATCTCAACTGGAAAACGAAACAAGCAGTCAAAAAACAAATCGAATCGGCGATTGGTATTCCGTTCTTCATTGACAATGACGCAAACGTGGCAGCCCTTGGTGAGCAATGGGTTGGTGCTGGTGGCAACCACCCAGATGTCGTTTTTGTAACACTCGGCACTGGTGTAGGTGGTGGTGTAATTGCAGATGGCCATTTAATTCACGGAATTGCTGGCGGAGCAGGGGAATTGGGGCATATCGTAGTTGACTTTGACCAACCAATTGCTTGTACTTGTGGCAAAAAAGGCTGTCTAGAAACCGTTGCTTCAGCGACTGGGATTGTGAATTTAACTCGTCGTTATGCAGAAAGCTATGCTGGTGATGCAGCCTTGAAGGCTTTGATTGACGATGGTCAGGAAGTCACAGCAAAAGTAGTCTTTGACCATGCGAAAGAAGGAGATGAGCTAGGGATGATTGTGTATAAAAATTTCTCTCGCTATCTAGGGACTGCTTGTGCCAATATTGCTAATATCTTAAATCCATCGACGATTGTTATCGGTGGTGGCGTATCTGCAGCAGGAGATTTCTTGTTGGAAGGCCTTCAAGAAGTCTTTAATACCCATGCCTTTCCTCAAATTGCTAAATCGACTCAATTAGCCTTGGCAGATCTCGGCAACGACGCAGGGGTTATCGGAGCAGCATCGCTTGTGTTGAAATAATTTTAAGTGAGGAAGAGCCATGATGTTGAAAGCATGCTCCCCTCACTTTTTTGCTTTTATTTGTTCATTCTAAGAGAGTAGCCAATTGATACTCTTTAAAAATCAAAATCTGACTAGGCAATCGCAGGTAGAACTAGAGCTCAGCAAGGTGAGTAAATACTCAATGAAAATCAAAGTTCGTGATTTTGCGACTTTCTTAGTCCACTTCATTTCATAGTAAAAATATTTTTTTATACATGTAATAACTATTTTTGAAATTAAATGAGTATAACGACATCAGATTTTGATTTTTGACGAGTATGACTTGAATGTTGCTTCGATTTAGCTAGTTTTAAGCAAAAACAGCTAAACTAAGAAGAGATAGAAAATCATGTATGGAAAAAGACAAGCAGATGCTGATGGACAATGCTTTTTTGGATGCTCGATCTTGTCGATAGACGATGAGTAGCCATGTTCTTTGATGGTGATGATTACAGAGTGATTGCTTGATAAATAACCAAAATGATGGGGAATCATGGTATAATAGAGAAAAAGCCGAATAAGTTATCATCTGATGTCTGATGATGGTAGGAGGAAATGGAGCAATGATAAAAATTCTCTTGGTAGAGGACGACCTAGGTTTGTCCAATTCTGTGTTTGATTTTTTAGACGATTTTGCGGATGTCATGCAGGTTTTCGATGGAGAAGAAGGCTTGTATGAGGCCGAAAGTGGCGTCTATGATTTGATTTTACTAGACTTGATGTTGCCAGAAAAAGATGGTTTTCAAGTCTTAAAAGAATTGCGGGAAAAGGGGAGTACAACTCCTGTCTTAATCATGACCGCAAAGGAAAGTTTGAATGACAAGGGACATGGATTTGAGCTTGGAGCTGATGATTACCTGACCAAACCCTTTTATTTAGAAGAGTTGAAAATGCGAATCCAGGCACTTTTGAAACGCTCTGGAAAATTC
The window above is part of the Streptococcus himalayensis genome. Proteins encoded here:
- a CDS encoding ROK family glucokinase, with translation MEKKIIGIDLGGTSIKFAILTQAGEIQHKWSIATTILDEGSHIVPDMIASIKHQMELLGLSAENFLGIGMGSPGVVDRQEGTVVGAYNLNWKTKQAVKKQIESAIGIPFFIDNDANVAALGEQWVGAGGNHPDVVFVTLGTGVGGGVIADGHLIHGIAGGAGELGHIVVDFDQPIACTCGKKGCLETVASATGIVNLTRRYAESYAGDAALKALIDDGQEVTAKVVFDHAKEGDELGMIVYKNFSRYLGTACANIANILNPSTIVIGGGVSAAGDFLLEGLQEVFNTHAFPQIAKSTQLALADLGNDAGVIGAASLVLK
- a CDS encoding response regulator transcription factor, whose translation is MIKILLVEDDLGLSNSVFDFLDDFADVMQVFDGEEGLYEAESGVYDLILLDLMLPEKDGFQVLKELREKGSTTPVLIMTAKESLNDKGHGFELGADDYLTKPFYLEELKMRIQALLKRSGKFNENTLSYGDIRINLATNTTLIKDNPVELLGKEFDLLVYFLQNQNVILPKTQIFDRLWGFDSDTTISVVEVYVSKIRKKLKGTAFANNLHTLRSVGYILKDAE